GCGCAAAAAGATGATGATAACTGGAATAAAGCTCTTAAGCAATTTGTGGAAATTCTTGAAAATAATCGGGTAGATGTTGTTGCAATTGGTAATGGAACAGCAAGCCGTGAATCTGAGGCTTTTGTGGCTGAGGCAGTGAAGCAGACTGCGCGAACAGTCGTTTATGCTATTGTGAATGAGGCGGGTGCATCAGTTTATTCGGCCAGCAAAGTAGCGCGCGAAGAGTTTCCAGATTTCCATGTAGAAGAACGTTCTGCTGTAAGTATTGCTAGACGGTTACAAGACCCATTGGCAGAATTAGTAAAAATTGATCCACAAGCGATTGGCGTTGGTCAATATCAGCATGACTTACCTCAAAAGGAATTGGGAAGTAAGCTTGATGCAGTAATTGAAACTGCTGTTAATCAAGTCGGAATAGATTTGAATACTGCTAGTCCACAACTCTTACAAAACGTTTCAGGTCTGTCTAGTGCAACTGCAGCAAATATTGTAACTTATCGTAATGAGATAGGAACATTTAAGCAAAGAAACGAATTAAAAAAAGTACCTAGACTTGGTCCAAAGGCGTACGAGCAAGCTGCAGGTTTTTTGAGGATAGTTGAAGGCAAGAACTTCTTGGATAATACAGATATACATCCCGAGAGTTATCAGATAGCCAAAGCTCTTTTAGAAAAATTTAGGATTGCTTCTTCAGAGATTGGAAAAAGTAAGGCTACTGAAAAATTAAAAAATGTAAATATTCAACTTGTTGCTGTTGAACTTGGCGTAGGTGAAGAAACATTAACAGATATTATTGCAAGTTTGATCAAACCTGGTAGAGATATCAGATCTGATTTACCTCCAATTTTATTACGAAGTGATGTTTTGAAAATAGCTGATTTAAAGCCTGAGATGAAGCTCAAGGGCACAGTAAGAAATGTTATTGATTTTGGGGCTTTTGTTGACATTGGTGTAAAGCAAGATGGTTTAGTTCATTTATCACAGTTGAAAAGAGGATTCGTGAAAAATCCCAATGATGTTGTAGCAGTTGGAGATATTGTTGATGTTTGGGTTTTAAGTGTTGACGAACAGAGAAAGAGAATACAATTAACAATGATTTCTCCAGAGAAGAGTTGAGTTAACTTGAATAATAGGTCTTTACAGAAAATTGTTGAAAGAATCTCATTAGATTCATTTGGACAAAGCTTCGATTATAGTGCAACATTTAATAGTCGATTACGTACGACCGGTGGGAGGTATAATCTTAAGACGCACAATATTGATATAAATCCTAAGATGTTAAGTGAGCATGATGAGCTAACTTTGCAAGGTGTGATTAAGCATGAGTTATGTCACTATCATTTACACCTTAATAACATGGGGTATAGGCATAGAGATAGAGATTTTAAAAAGTTATTAGCGGAAGTGCAGGGTTTAAGGTATGCCCCTACAAATGAGTCTGTCCATGTCTATAGTTATGTTTGTACAAAATGTGACCAACTGTATGTTAGAAAACGCAGAATAGATTTGCGAAAATATGTCTGTTCGAAATGTCATAGTAGATTAAAATTGAAAAATAAATAGTGTAAAAATAAAAAAGACTTGCCCTTGAACAGAGTATTTGGTATAATTATTTCTGTTGTTGCGGGTATGGCGGAATTGGCAGACGCGTCAGACTAAGGATCTGGTGGGCGTTATAGCCCGTGATGGTTC
Above is a window of Liquorilactobacillus hordei DSM 19519 DNA encoding:
- a CDS encoding Tex family protein, whose product is MNNSILDKIAKQLNLKYTQVQATAKMYDEGATVPFMARYRKEKTGNLDEVKIREILDNKLQLEKIEKRRVDVENAIQKQEKLTPLLKKKIEAAVTLQEIEDLYLPFKKKRRTRAMIAKEAGIEPFARWLMTPEAKNPREYATKFVNPAQDILDVEQVVAGACDILAEEISENALYRTRIRQITKQLGKIITKTKKIEVDEQQVFKNYYDFIIPYKKIANHQILAINRGERLGIISTVIQVDEDQILDYLSVRIVKNKTAEITKILRVAIADGYKRLIKPAIERELRNELTQRASEHAIEVFGSNLYHLLMQSPLKGKCVLGFDPAYRTGCKLAVVDETGKFKSKAIIYPHQKKNAQKDDDNWNKALKQFVEILENNRVDVVAIGNGTASRESEAFVAEAVKQTARTVVYAIVNEAGASVYSASKVAREEFPDFHVEERSAVSIARRLQDPLAELVKIDPQAIGVGQYQHDLPQKELGSKLDAVIETAVNQVGIDLNTASPQLLQNVSGLSSATAANIVTYRNEIGTFKQRNELKKVPRLGPKAYEQAAGFLRIVEGKNFLDNTDIHPESYQIAKALLEKFRIASSEIGKSKATEKLKNVNIQLVAVELGVGEETLTDIIASLIKPGRDIRSDLPPILLRSDVLKIADLKPEMKLKGTVRNVIDFGAFVDIGVKQDGLVHLSQLKRGFVKNPNDVVAVGDIVDVWVLSVDEQRKRIQLTMISPEKS
- a CDS encoding SprT family protein, producing the protein MNNRSLQKIVERISLDSFGQSFDYSATFNSRLRTTGGRYNLKTHNIDINPKMLSEHDELTLQGVIKHELCHYHLHLNNMGYRHRDRDFKKLLAEVQGLRYAPTNESVHVYSYVCTKCDQLYVRKRRIDLRKYVCSKCHSRLKLKNK